Proteins encoded together in one Terriglobia bacterium window:
- a CDS encoding FHA domain-containing protein has product MSQKEDPLDGTELDPRLHAPRLKAGIVPGDTRIYFRVVEGPDVGRVFDVSKGGCYVVGRGKADLVLSDPKVSSRHAEIKMFGPEHFYLVDLASTNGTFLNGVRVDRRKFDHEDEIRVGDSLLKVSILDGTVPVSGS; this is encoded by the coding sequence GTGAGCCAGAAGGAAGATCCCCTCGACGGGACGGAGCTCGACCCGCGGCTCCACGCACCGCGCCTCAAGGCCGGGATCGTGCCGGGCGACACGCGGATCTACTTCCGCGTCGTCGAGGGCCCCGACGTGGGCAGGGTGTTCGACGTGTCGAAGGGCGGCTGCTACGTCGTCGGCCGTGGCAAGGCCGACCTGGTCCTGTCCGACCCCAAGGTCTCCTCTCGCCACGCGGAGATCAAGATGTTCGGCCCGGAGCACTTCTACCTCGTGGACCTCGCCAGCACGAACGGGACGTTCCTGAACGGTGTCCGCGTCGACCGCCGCAAGTTCGACCACGAGGACGAGATCCGCGTCGGGGACAGCCTCCTCAAGGTGTCGATCCTGGACGGGACGGTGCCGGTGTCGGGGAGCTGA